CCTGCTGTTGCCCGACGGGATTCAGCAACGTCGAATGAACGAATCCATAGCCGCGTCCGTTCCGAGCCAACATATACCAGTTCTCGCCCGACACCCGTCCGACGACGGGCACCTCTTGTTCATCCTCGATTTGGTCGATGACCGGATAGTTCGTACCTGGACCGCTACGCACATTACTTCGCGATGTCGCGGCGTACCATCCATTGATCATTTCGAGGGGCGGCGCCTGGGTCGGGCGGCTCGACGGCTCATCGTCGGCGTCCTGCACCTGTACCTCGGTGCGCACGCCGGTATCGGGATTGACCCATGTCTGCGACTCGCCAGTCTCTATGGCGGTGGCGGTGGAGTGAGCCAGGCCTTCACGATCTGACGCCTGCATGCGGCGCCCGACCTCGCCACCAAGCCAGTAGCCGGCCAGCGCGCCGACGATGGTGGCGGCTGTCTTGCCGGATCCAGAGCCCACCTGTGAACCGAGCACACCGCCGAGCACGCCGCCGACGCCTTTTCCCACGTTCTCTTTGGTCAGCATGTCG
The Gammaproteobacteria bacterium DNA segment above includes these coding regions:
- a CDS encoding SH3 domain-containing protein, which codes for MNRSHTRQVMVAATVLTLAAGPLARAEHPASQHHGQDDFMSRITDMLTKENVGKGVGGVLGGVLGSQVGSGSGKTAATIVGALAGYWLGGEVGRRMQASDREGLAHSTATAIETGESQTWVNPDTGVRTEVQVQDADDEPSSRPTQAPPLEMINGWYAATSRSNVRSGPGTNYPVIDQIEDEQEVPVVGRVSGENWYMLARNGRGYGFVHSTLLNPVGQQQADSNAIREHAGQDFDDTMLAQPECTLVTQKVTMPDGSTASEKFRTCRNEDGTWEVA